Proteins encoded in a region of the Oikeobacillus pervagus genome:
- a CDS encoding CCA tRNA nucleotidyltransferase translates to MDNWQLFEEASPVLEKIEEAGFEAYFVGGSVRDYLLKRPIDDVDIATSALPEEIKEIFHKTIDVGIEHGTVLVRWQGESYEITTFRTESEYEDFRHPNEVTFVRSLQDDLKRRDFTMNAIAMDRKGNIIDPYNGQRDIQNEIITTVGCAKERFSEDALRMMRAARFVSQLGFQLQEATYQSLEKYTPLLKHIAVERKLNEFEKLLDGPFKHRGLQLIVQTGLYRFLPGLLYEKEALQTLITFECTKMTNIQMWMILTDRLQVEEPTSFLKNWRLPTKKIKYILNGISLLEKRKKESWKPFDLYEYGLSLVLDVENIYSITFGKKNEKGKLLTWNDELPLKSRKDLAITGNDLLNWSRMNGGPWVKEWIEAIEKAIISGEVKNEKESIREWLKSCKRM, encoded by the coding sequence ATGGATAATTGGCAACTATTTGAAGAGGCTTCCCCTGTTTTAGAGAAAATTGAAGAGGCAGGGTTTGAAGCCTATTTTGTTGGAGGTTCTGTCAGAGATTATTTACTAAAACGTCCTATTGATGATGTTGATATTGCGACATCGGCTTTGCCTGAAGAGATAAAGGAAATATTTCATAAAACAATTGATGTGGGGATTGAACATGGAACGGTTTTAGTTAGATGGCAAGGGGAGAGTTATGAAATTACAACATTTCGAACCGAATCAGAATACGAAGATTTTCGCCATCCAAATGAAGTAACTTTCGTGCGTTCTCTTCAGGATGACTTAAAACGTCGAGATTTTACCATGAATGCGATTGCGATGGATCGAAAGGGAAATATTATTGACCCATACAATGGTCAAAGAGATATTCAAAATGAGATCATTACGACAGTAGGGTGTGCGAAAGAAAGATTTTCTGAAGATGCCTTAAGAATGATGAGAGCGGCTAGATTTGTCAGTCAGCTAGGGTTTCAATTGCAAGAAGCAACCTATCAATCATTAGAAAAATACACCCCTTTATTAAAACATATTGCGGTCGAGAGAAAACTCAATGAATTCGAGAAGTTACTAGATGGCCCCTTTAAACATAGGGGGCTACAGCTGATTGTGCAAACAGGATTATATCGCTTCCTACCTGGATTATTATATGAAAAAGAAGCACTACAAACATTGATAACATTTGAATGTACCAAAATGACGAATATCCAAATGTGGATGATATTAACGGACCGGTTGCAAGTTGAAGAACCTACTTCTTTTTTGAAAAATTGGCGACTGCCAACTAAAAAAATAAAGTACATTTTAAATGGAATCTCACTACTAGAAAAAAGAAAAAAAGAGTCCTGGAAACCGTTCGATTTATATGAATATGGACTATCATTAGTATTAGATGTTGAAAATATTTACTCGATTACGTTTGGAAAGAAAAATGAAAAAGGGAAATTGTTAACATGGAATGATGAACTCCCCTTAAAAAGTCGCAAAGATTTAGCGATTACTGGAAACGATTTATTAAATTGGAGTCGAATGAATGGCGGACCATGGGTGAAAGAATGGATTGAAGCGATTGAGAAAGCAATTATTTCTGGAGAAGTCAAGAACGAAAAAGAATCAATAAGGGAGTGGCTTAAATCTTGCAAACGAATGTAA
- the bshA gene encoding N-acetyl-alpha-D-glucosaminyl L-malate synthase BshA, whose product MKLKIGITCYPTVGGSGVIATELGKLLAEKGHDIHFITSSMPFRLNRMYHNIFFHQVEANQYSVFQYPPYDIALASKMAEITKREKLDVLHVHYAIPHAVCAILAKQMSGENVKIVTTLHGTDITVLGYDPSLKGAIRFGIEKSDAVTAVSKSLVDQTYELIQPNKSIHTVYNFIDERVYKSVESSHLKEEYGIQDHEKVIIHVSNFRNVKRVPDVVKAFHEISRHIPAKLLLVGDGPEMTIVCKLVSELNIEKQVIFLGKQDNLEELYSISDLMLLLSEKESFGLVALEAMACGVPCIATKVGGIPEVVEEGVNGYLCPLGDIETVATRAIELLTDPKRHQQFSLQSIQTVRKKFHSEQIVSKYERLYYELLQKEKVSSHG is encoded by the coding sequence ATGAAATTAAAAATTGGTATAACATGCTATCCAACGGTTGGAGGATCAGGGGTCATCGCTACAGAATTAGGAAAATTACTTGCAGAAAAAGGTCATGATATTCATTTTATAACATCAAGTATGCCTTTTCGATTAAATCGAATGTATCATAATATATTTTTCCATCAAGTAGAGGCAAATCAATACTCTGTATTTCAATACCCTCCATATGATATTGCATTAGCAAGTAAAATGGCGGAAATAACGAAGCGAGAGAAATTAGATGTTTTGCATGTGCATTATGCAATTCCCCATGCAGTTTGTGCGATATTGGCGAAACAAATGTCTGGAGAAAATGTGAAAATTGTCACAACCTTGCATGGAACAGATATAACGGTTCTGGGATATGATCCTTCATTAAAGGGCGCTATTCGATTTGGTATTGAAAAATCAGATGCAGTAACCGCAGTGTCCAAATCTCTTGTTGACCAAACGTATGAACTTATACAACCGAATAAATCCATACATACTGTGTATAATTTTATCGATGAACGAGTGTATAAATCTGTAGAATCTTCTCATCTAAAGGAAGAGTACGGAATTCAGGACCATGAAAAAGTGATCATCCATGTTTCGAATTTTCGAAATGTGAAAAGAGTGCCAGATGTGGTAAAGGCATTCCATGAGATTTCCCGTCATATTCCGGCTAAGCTCTTGCTTGTAGGTGATGGGCCAGAAATGACCATTGTTTGTAAATTAGTCTCAGAGTTAAACATAGAGAAACAGGTTATTTTTTTAGGAAAACAAGACAATTTGGAAGAGCTTTATTCCATCAGTGACTTGATGCTTCTTCTGTCGGAAAAAGAAAGCTTCGGATTGGTAGCTCTTGAGGCAATGGCTTGTGGTGTCCCTTGTATTGCAACAAAAGTAGGAGGAATACCAGAAGTCGTTGAAGAAGGGGTAAATGGTTATCTTTGTCCACTAGGTGACATTGAAACAGTAGCTACGAGGGCCATTGAACTATTAACGGATCCTAAGCGCCATCAGCAATTTTCTCTGCAATCGATTCAGACGGTACGGAAGAAATTTCACTCTGAGCAAATTGTCAGCAAATATGAAAGACTGTATTATGAACTACTCCAAAAAGAAAAGGTGAGTTCACATGGATAA
- the bshB1 gene encoding bacillithiol biosynthesis deacetylase BshB1 gives MNKAIDILAFGAHADDIEIGMGGTVAKYASEGKSIVFCDLTQAELSSNGTVELRKQEAFESANLLGVKERINLQLPDRGLFLLDSYIRKITSVIRYYRPKVIFAPYEVDRHPDHGNCSKLIQEAFFSAGIRKYETEDSLQQHKSKALYFYMINGFHHPDFCVDISQHFQTKIKSLQSYKSQFVFESNGVETPLTNGYIETVEGRDRMMGKEVSVPFAEGFISSKPLILNKDLLGDVQ, from the coding sequence ATAAATAAAGCAATTGATATTTTAGCATTTGGGGCTCATGCCGATGACATTGAAATTGGAATGGGTGGAACAGTGGCGAAGTATGCCAGCGAAGGGAAGTCCATTGTGTTCTGTGATTTAACTCAAGCGGAATTATCATCTAATGGAACCGTTGAATTAAGAAAACAAGAAGCGTTTGAATCAGCAAACCTTTTAGGAGTCAAGGAAAGAATCAATTTACAATTGCCTGATCGTGGACTTTTCTTACTTGATTCATATATAAGAAAGATAACCTCTGTGATTCGTTATTATCGCCCAAAAGTAATATTTGCCCCATATGAAGTCGATCGTCACCCTGACCATGGAAATTGTTCAAAGCTTATACAAGAAGCTTTTTTTTCTGCTGGAATACGAAAATATGAAACAGAAGATTCTTTGCAACAACATAAGTCAAAAGCATTATATTTTTATATGATTAATGGATTCCATCATCCTGATTTTTGTGTTGATATTTCCCAACACTTTCAAACGAAGATCAAAAGTTTGCAATCGTATAAAAGTCAGTTTGTATTTGAATCAAACGGAGTGGAAACACCCTTAACGAATGGATACATTGAAACGGTAGAAGGTAGAGATCGCATGATGGGCAAAGAGGTATCCGTTCCCTTTGCTGAAGGATTTATTTCTTCTAAACCACTTATACTAAACAAAGATTTATTAGGGGATGTACAATGA
- the mgsA gene encoding methylglyoxal synthase: MKIALIAHDKKKDDLVRFTIAYQAIFQEHELYATGTTGKRIINETGLDVIRFRSGPLGGDQQIGSMIANNDMDLIFFFRDPLTAQPHEPDVSALIRLCDVYSIPLATNMGTAEILIKGLERGDFSWRIVAKKEEGPIHFDK; this comes from the coding sequence ATGAAGATAGCCTTAATTGCTCATGATAAGAAAAAAGATGATCTTGTCCGTTTTACCATAGCCTATCAAGCCATCTTTCAGGAGCACGAGTTATATGCAACAGGAACAACAGGGAAAAGAATTATCAATGAAACGGGTTTGGATGTAATTCGTTTCCGTTCAGGTCCATTAGGTGGAGACCAGCAAATTGGCTCTATGATTGCGAACAATGATATGGATTTAATTTTCTTTTTCCGTGATCCACTGACAGCTCAGCCACATGAACCTGATGTTTCCGCTCTTATCCGTTTATGTGATGTGTATTCGATTCCACTTGCAACCAATATGGGGACAGCTGAAATCTTAATCAAAGGCCTTGAAAGAGGGGATTTTTCTTGGAGAATAGTCGCGAAAAAAGAGGAGGGACCGATACATTTTGATAAATAA
- the dapB gene encoding 4-hydroxy-tetrahydrodipicolinate reductase produces METIKIIIAGPRGRMGREAVQLVKNTEHFELVRVLDHKYGGQLLSELDGFTGIDVPIYSDIDECFNESGADVLIDLTVPEVGYLHTKKALEYHIRPVVGTTGFTEEQLAEIKTLTKQQGKGCIIAPNFAIGAILMMKFSQMAAKYMQDVEIIELHHDRKLDAPSGTAVKTAQMIADVREQKIQGHPNEKETIPGARGANYDGMHIHSVRLPGLIAHQQVLFGADGQTLTIRHDSYNRASFMSGVKMSVEAIMKIDTLVYGLENIID; encoded by the coding sequence ATGGAAACGATTAAAATTATTATCGCAGGTCCCAGAGGAAGAATGGGAAGAGAAGCGGTACAATTAGTAAAAAATACTGAGCATTTTGAATTAGTTCGCGTATTGGATCATAAATATGGAGGACAATTATTAAGTGAGCTTGATGGATTCACAGGAATAGATGTTCCGATTTATTCCGATATTGATGAATGTTTTAACGAGAGTGGAGCAGATGTCCTCATAGATTTAACGGTCCCAGAAGTAGGGTATCTACATACAAAAAAAGCCTTAGAATATCATATACGTCCAGTTGTAGGGACAACGGGCTTCACAGAAGAACAATTAGCTGAAATAAAAACATTGACAAAACAGCAAGGAAAGGGATGTATTATTGCTCCTAATTTTGCGATAGGCGCCATATTAATGATGAAATTTTCCCAAATGGCGGCAAAATATATGCAAGATGTTGAAATTATCGAGCTGCATCATGATCGAAAACTAGATGCCCCGTCTGGTACAGCTGTGAAAACGGCCCAGATGATTGCAGATGTACGCGAACAAAAAATACAAGGTCATCCAAACGAAAAAGAGACAATCCCAGGTGCACGTGGAGCAAATTATGATGGAATGCATATTCATAGTGTTCGTTTACCAGGATTAATTGCTCACCAACAAGTATTATTTGGTGCGGATGGTCAAACTTTAACAATCCGTCATGATTCATACAACCGTGCCTCTTTTATGTCTGGGGTTAAAATGAGTGTGGAAGCCATCATGAAAATTGATACACTTGTTTACGGATTAGAAAATATTATCGACTAA
- a CDS encoding nucleotide pyrophosphohydrolase, giving the protein MKRESEGFELERKTIQQMQKEVDDYIGQFKEGYFSPLAMLARLTEELGELAREINHYYGEKPKKTTEKENTVEEELGDLLFVIICLANSLNIDLQESHDQVLHKFQTRDKDRWTRLETGEVKSNGND; this is encoded by the coding sequence ATGAAAAGAGAAAGTGAGGGATTTGAGTTGGAAAGAAAGACGATCCAGCAAATGCAGAAAGAAGTCGATGATTATATCGGCCAGTTTAAAGAGGGTTATTTTAGCCCCCTTGCTATGCTCGCTCGTTTAACAGAAGAATTAGGTGAACTAGCTCGAGAAATTAATCATTATTACGGAGAAAAGCCAAAGAAAACAACAGAGAAGGAAAATACTGTTGAAGAAGAACTTGGAGATTTATTATTTGTCATCATTTGCTTAGCTAATTCACTAAACATTGACTTACAGGAGTCACATGATCAAGTGTTACATAAATTTCAAACAAGAGATAAAGATCGATGGACAAGATTAGAAACTGGGGAGGTAAAGTCAAATGGAAACGATTAA
- a CDS encoding YitT family protein has translation MIYGLKIKNILFILFGSAILGFGLVHFNIQNNLAEGGFTGITLMLYSIFNIDPSYTNLILNIPVFFIGWKLLGKNAFLYTLIGTVGVSIFLWVFQRYQLHIPLHDDLFLAALFAGVFIGIGLGTIFRFGGTTGGVDIIARLVHKYWNVGMGKTMFMFDFLVIVASLLTYIDYREAMYTLVAVFVGARVIDFMQEGAYSARGAMIISEKHEDIAKKILQEMDRGVTILKGYGSFTKQKRDVLYCVVAKNEIVRLKAIVDSVDPHAFVSVTIVHDVLGEGFTLDENKKPLEI, from the coding sequence ATGATTTACGGGTTAAAAATAAAAAATATTTTGTTTATCCTGTTTGGCTCAGCGATCTTAGGTTTCGGTCTAGTACACTTTAATATTCAAAATAATTTGGCTGAAGGTGGATTCACAGGTATTACGTTAATGTTATATAGTATTTTTAACATCGATCCATCCTACACCAACCTCATACTAAATATCCCCGTATTTTTTATAGGTTGGAAACTGCTTGGAAAAAATGCATTTTTATATACGCTAATTGGAACCGTTGGAGTTTCCATTTTTTTATGGGTTTTCCAACGTTATCAATTGCATATCCCACTTCATGATGATCTTTTCTTAGCTGCACTGTTTGCAGGAGTCTTTATCGGAATAGGGTTGGGGACTATTTTTAGATTTGGTGGCACAACTGGTGGGGTTGATATTATAGCAAGACTTGTCCATAAATATTGGAATGTAGGCATGGGGAAAACGATGTTTATGTTTGATTTTCTTGTCATTGTAGCTTCTTTATTAACGTATATTGATTATCGCGAAGCAATGTACACTTTAGTTGCTGTCTTTGTTGGCGCAAGAGTGATTGATTTTATGCAGGAAGGAGCCTATTCAGCAAGAGGAGCGATGATTATTTCAGAAAAACACGAAGATATCGCAAAGAAAATTTTGCAGGAAATGGATCGTGGTGTAACGATTCTAAAAGGGTATGGATCCTTTACGAAACAGAAACGCGATGTTTTATATTGTGTAGTCGCAAAGAATGAAATTGTAAGACTTAAAGCGATTGTGGATTCCGTAGACCCGCACGCTTTCGTATCAGTTACCATTGTTCATGATGTGCTTGGAGAAGGCTTTACACTTGATGAAAATAAAAAACCTTTAGAAATTTAA
- a CDS encoding zinc metallopeptidase, which yields MGYLIYFLLLMIIPIWAQMKVKSTYNKFSKVPTSTGVTGAEVARRILDENGLYNVKVLETNGFLSDHYNPMTKTVNLSTDNYHGHSIAGAAVAAHEVGHAIQDKEAYAFLRFRHALVPVANWSSNLSWIFILIGIFTTMTSMYLLGIILMAAGVLFQLVTLPVEFNASSRAMDQLVSSGIIRNSEEREAKKVLSAAAMTYVAAASVAVIELLRLILIYTGMQSDD from the coding sequence ATGGGTTATTTAATCTACTTTTTGCTTTTAATGATTATTCCAATCTGGGCGCAAATGAAAGTGAAAAGTACGTATAACAAATTTTCGAAGGTGCCTACGTCAACTGGAGTGACAGGGGCTGAGGTCGCTCGACGTATTTTAGATGAAAATGGATTGTACAATGTCAAAGTACTGGAGACGAATGGTTTTTTGAGTGATCATTATAATCCAATGACAAAAACTGTGAATTTATCGACTGATAATTATCATGGCCACTCGATTGCCGGTGCTGCGGTTGCGGCCCATGAAGTCGGACATGCCATTCAAGATAAGGAAGCCTATGCTTTTTTACGCTTTCGTCATGCTTTAGTTCCAGTAGCAAACTGGAGCTCAAATCTTTCGTGGATCTTTATTTTAATCGGTATTTTCACAACTATGACCTCAATGTATTTATTAGGAATTATTTTAATGGCTGCTGGTGTTTTATTCCAACTTGTCACATTGCCAGTAGAATTCAATGCCTCTTCACGTGCAATGGACCAATTAGTTTCCTCAGGGATTATCCGTAATTCTGAAGAGCGGGAAGCGAAGAAAGTGTTAAGTGCAGCGGCTATGACGTATGTAGCGGCAGCATCAGTTGCTGTCATAGAATTACTTCGACTCATTCTTATTTATACTGGAATGCAAAGTGACGATTAA
- the ypjB gene encoding sporulation protein YpjB produces the protein MYWKRLFLILICFFGFNFTVHAQEQSSPILKLDAIADQALQLTKMARYDDAKQLLEYFSDEFTSVTLQEQVFTMDEIRIITVSHHQALQAVKSPSLEKQNKVDAVISFRLVMDALTSQYEPLWTGMREPIMNAFQHMKEAVETGDKENYHELLNYFLAKYNIIQPSLKLDIPVEKLQEIDAKIDYIELNRSNLQKNEQAFAELESDLQKLFDGVEEDETDPSIWWVIISTGGIIISTLSYVGWRKYKGQKEHKKPKKLND, from the coding sequence ATGTATTGGAAAAGATTATTCCTTATACTAATTTGTTTTTTTGGTTTCAATTTTACTGTCCATGCACAGGAACAATCATCGCCAATTTTGAAATTAGATGCCATTGCGGATCAGGCATTGCAATTAACAAAAATGGCTCGTTATGATGATGCAAAACAATTATTAGAATATTTCTCGGATGAGTTTACAAGTGTCACTCTTCAAGAACAGGTTTTTACGATGGATGAAATACGTATTATCACGGTTTCCCACCACCAAGCCTTACAAGCGGTGAAAAGTCCTTCATTAGAAAAACAAAATAAAGTGGATGCCGTTATTAGCTTTCGATTAGTCATGGATGCTTTAACATCTCAGTACGAACCATTATGGACTGGAATGAGAGAGCCTATTATGAATGCATTTCAACATATGAAAGAAGCGGTGGAAACAGGTGATAAAGAAAATTATCATGAATTATTAAATTATTTTTTAGCAAAGTATAATATTATTCAGCCAAGTTTAAAATTGGATATCCCTGTTGAAAAGCTTCAGGAAATTGATGCTAAAATTGATTATATCGAATTGAATCGTTCGAATTTACAAAAGAATGAACAAGCATTTGCTGAATTAGAATCGGATTTACAAAAACTATTTGACGGTGTAGAGGAAGATGAAACAGACCCTTCAATATGGTGGGTGATTATTTCTACCGGTGGAATCATCATTAGTACATTATCCTATGTCGGATGGAGAAAATATAAAGGGCAAAAAGAACATAAAAAGCCGAAAAAGCTAAATGATTGA
- a CDS encoding DUF1405 domain-containing protein, with protein sequence MNGLYLILGHCKMIFLLFMINIIGTIYGYYWYGSQLQSTPSYFIPFVPDSPTASLFFVFVLLAFLFNTNWGLFEALAIMTLFKYGIWAVAMNILTLKVDGNLPWEGYMLIASHLGMAIQGILYAPFYRIKAWHFCVAAIWTLHNEIIDYVFMQYPVYSSLHHYIQEIGYFTFWLSILSIFVTYYLTLRKNRYSLEFFK encoded by the coding sequence TTGAATGGTCTGTATCTTATTTTAGGTCACTGTAAAATGATCTTCTTATTATTTATGATTAATATTATTGGAACTATATATGGATATTATTGGTATGGATCTCAACTACAATCTACTCCCTCCTATTTCATTCCATTTGTCCCCGATAGTCCTACCGCAAGTTTATTTTTTGTTTTTGTGTTACTTGCTTTTTTATTCAACACAAATTGGGGGTTATTTGAAGCGTTAGCGATCATGACGTTATTTAAATACGGAATATGGGCAGTGGCGATGAATATTTTAACATTAAAGGTCGATGGAAACTTACCATGGGAAGGTTATATGTTAATTGCTTCCCATCTAGGGATGGCGATACAAGGAATATTATATGCTCCGTTTTACCGAATAAAAGCTTGGCATTTTTGTGTAGCGGCGATTTGGACCTTACATAATGAAATAATTGATTACGTATTTATGCAATATCCGGTTTATTCTAGCCTTCATCACTATATTCAAGAAATTGGGTATTTTACTTTTTGGTTAAGTATATTATCAATCTTCGTAACCTATTATTTAACCCTAAGAAAGAATCGATATTCACTAGAATTTTTTAAGTAA
- a CDS encoding menaquinol-cytochrome c reductase cytochrome b/c subunit has protein sequence MHRGKGMKFVGDSRIPAAPRKPNIPKDYSEYPGKTEAFWPNFLLKEWMVGAVFLIGYLCLTVAHPSPLERIADPTDTGYIPLPDWYFLFLYQLLKYSYASGPYNVIGAMVIPGLAFGGLLLAPFIDRGPHRRPSKRPLATGFMLLAISGIVYLTWESVVNHDWEAAKKQGEIVAEVEVDQEAEGYKIYADSKNGCINCHGETLTGGAAAPSLVDLDLTADEIKDIAKNGKGSMPPGVFKGTDEELDKLAEFITTLKSE, from the coding sequence ATGCATCGTGGAAAAGGGATGAAATTCGTTGGAGATTCACGTATTCCTGCGGCTCCACGTAAACCGAATATTCCAAAAGATTATTCGGAATACCCGGGTAAAACAGAAGCCTTTTGGCCAAACTTTCTATTAAAAGAATGGATGGTTGGCGCTGTTTTCCTAATTGGTTATTTATGTTTAACGGTAGCTCATCCATCTCCGTTAGAGCGGATTGCAGATCCAACGGATACTGGATATATTCCACTACCTGACTGGTACTTTTTATTCCTTTATCAGCTTTTAAAATATTCATATGCATCCGGACCATATAACGTAATCGGAGCTATGGTTATTCCTGGACTTGCGTTTGGTGGTTTATTACTTGCTCCGTTTATTGATCGCGGGCCACATCGCCGTCCATCAAAACGTCCATTAGCGACTGGATTTATGTTATTGGCGATTTCTGGAATAGTCTATTTAACATGGGAATCTGTTGTGAACCATGACTGGGAGGCAGCTAAGAAACAAGGTGAAATTGTTGCCGAGGTAGAAGTTGACCAAGAAGCTGAAGGTTATAAAATTTACGCAGATAGTAAGAATGGTTGTATTAACTGTCACGGTGAGACTCTTACAGGTGGAGCAGCCGCACCAAGTTTAGTGGATCTTGATTTAACAGCAGATGAAATTAAAGATATCGCTAAAAATGGGAAAGGATCTATGCCTCCTGGAGTATTTAAAGGCACAGATGAGGAACTTGATAAATTAGCAGAATTTATTACTACTTTAAAAAGTGAATAA
- the qcrB gene encoding menaquinol-cytochrome c reductase cytochrome b subunit encodes MLNKIYDWVDERIDITPLWRDIADHEVPEHVNPAHHFSAFVYCFGGLTFFVTVIQILSGMFLTMYYVPDIKNAWESVYYLQNEVAFGQIVRGMHHWGASLVIVMMFLHTLRVFFQGAYKKPRELNWIVGVLIFFVMLGLGFTGYLLPWDMKALFATKVGLEIAASTPFIGEWVKILLSGHADIVGAQTLTRFFAIHVFFLPAALFGLMAVHFLMIRKQGISGPL; translated from the coding sequence ATGCTTAATAAAATTTATGATTGGGTAGATGAGCGAATTGATATTACGCCTTTATGGCGCGATATCGCAGATCATGAAGTGCCTGAGCATGTCAACCCTGCTCATCACTTTTCTGCATTCGTTTACTGCTTTGGTGGATTAACTTTCTTCGTTACGGTAATCCAAATATTATCTGGAATGTTTTTAACAATGTATTATGTTCCAGATATTAAAAATGCTTGGGAATCCGTATATTATCTTCAAAACGAAGTTGCGTTTGGACAAATTGTCCGCGGCATGCATCACTGGGGTGCAAGTTTAGTAATAGTGATGATGTTTTTACATACGCTACGTGTATTCTTCCAAGGTGCTTATAAAAAACCTCGTGAACTAAACTGGATTGTCGGAGTACTTATTTTCTTCGTTATGTTAGGTCTAGGTTTTACTGGTTATTTATTACCTTGGGATATGAAAGCGTTATTTGCAACAAAAGTAGGATTAGAAATTGCAGCTTCCACACCATTTATAGGCGAATGGGTGAAAATTCTATTATCAGGTCATGCTGATATAGTTGGGGCGCAAACACTTACTAGATTCTTTGCGATTCATGTGTTCTTCTTGCCTGCAGCTCTATTTGGCTTGATGGCAGTACACTTCTTAATGATTCGTAAACAAGGTATTTCTGGTCCGTTGTAG
- a CDS encoding ubiquinol-cytochrome c reductase iron-sulfur subunit: MSKQRVSRRQFLNYTLTGVGGFMAAGMLMPMVRFAVDPVLEAGGGGEFHATKQKVDELTKVPQRVDFTYEQKDAWYTSDVTQTAWVYKDDKGEIVALSPVCKHLGCTVNWEGDKNHPNQFFCPCHMGLYEKNGKNVPGTPPTKPLDVYPFKVKGGFLHLGKPKPNNIV; the protein is encoded by the coding sequence ATGAGCAAGCAACGTGTATCAAGACGTCAATTTCTTAACTATACACTTACTGGTGTAGGTGGGTTTATGGCAGCAGGTATGCTTATGCCAATGGTGCGTTTTGCTGTAGATCCAGTTCTAGAAGCTGGAGGTGGAGGCGAATTCCACGCTACTAAGCAAAAGGTTGATGAATTGACTAAAGTACCACAACGTGTCGACTTTACTTATGAACAAAAAGATGCCTGGTACACATCTGACGTAACACAAACAGCATGGGTGTATAAAGATGATAAAGGTGAAATCGTTGCATTATCACCAGTCTGTAAACATTTAGGCTGTACTGTGAACTGGGAAGGGGATAAAAATCACCCTAACCAATTTTTCTGTCCTTGTCACATGGGACTGTATGAAAAGAACGGGAAAAACGTTCCTGGCACACCGCCAACGAAACCACTTGATGTTTACCCATTTAAGGTAAAAGGTGGATTTCTTCATTTAGGAAAGCCAAAACCAAATAATATCGTGTAA
- a CDS encoding YpiF family protein — MLWNAKDITLYLQEKQYVDTAVIPLLPIGLNEDLKDCATQVEFISLLTMLLEKQFKGRMMLFPSLTYLKNQEEGDKILEAKKWASMCKDAGFTHVFFLTSDSFWKMYEEDLEGQVIWVPSIPLEHMDESYKYSLMEDQVKQFVNIIVHKWQSSM, encoded by the coding sequence ATGCTTTGGAATGCGAAGGACATCACATTATATTTGCAAGAAAAACAATATGTGGACACGGCAGTAATTCCCCTATTGCCAATAGGATTAAACGAAGATTTAAAGGATTGCGCAACACAAGTGGAGTTTATATCACTTTTAACGATGCTTCTAGAAAAACAATTTAAAGGGAGAATGATGCTCTTTCCTTCATTAACCTATTTGAAAAATCAAGAGGAAGGGGATAAAATCTTAGAGGCGAAAAAATGGGCTTCTATGTGTAAAGACGCTGGATTTACTCATGTTTTCTTTCTTACATCGGACAGTTTTTGGAAAATGTATGAAGAAGACTTAGAAGGGCAAGTCATTTGGGTGCCATCGATTCCATTAGAACATATGGATGAATCTTATAAATACTCCTTAATGGAAGACCAAGTAAAACAATTTGTCAATATTATTGTTCACAAATGGCAAAGTAGTATGTGA